The window CACTATTAGGAACACTTACTTGATGATTCAATTAATGATGGGCGGAAATTTAACGATCTTTCAAGTGCGAACCTAAATCAACGAATAACTGATGACATATTACCGCATTTAATAACTGCTTACAGCATGGTGTTGCTCCTATATATTCGAACTGTTCTCGATTTGTACTACTTCCCTTGTAAAAGCCACATCATTTGCAAGTCTCAGACTGATTTAGTATACGTATTTTTGATAAGATAATGTTATTTGAATAAAGGTGTAATAAAAGAGTTGTGATATGAAAGTCAAAATAATAGAACATCCAGAGattaatacacaaaaaaactGAGCAGTGCTTATCTatgtaaaaaagtttaaattttgggCAACCCTACTCAGTAAGTATACCGCGTGACgtggaaaagagaacacccagtaaaaatggttttatttaaataatttttggtatgcaggTTCAtatatgggaacacaaaaaacgattaaatattcagccatatttatcaatgtatttacgagttatcaggaatgttagttttttttactatcaaaattgcaataaaacatcaacaatATGAGTGCAAAATGTCATTTATTGATGTATAGTGCACTTAGGAAGTGCTTAtggattaatcaaatattccTAGACGTAGCATGCAGCGAAAATTCCATCAGTTGGAAGAGTTTGAGAGAGAGGTCGAATTTATGGGGCTGCGAGGGGTTGGtgggtcatttagggaaatcctcaatagattgaaccgtagtgtaaacaAATTGTGAGATGTTATCATGCATGTTTCTAAaaagagcaaacaggcagagGAAAGTACTAGAAgatcccgaagaactacagaacgccaagatcgccgTTTTAATAAATAGCTTCGTCTCGTCGAagacgctggcggatcagtaGTTTGCTGAGGCTCGAAGGCCCATTGGAATTCGAGCTAGTTATCGCCggataacaaattttgaactgaTTTCTTACCATTCTTACCATCAACATGATTTCTTaccatcttgtgttacccttcactttaaatcatcgtcaaaatcgactacACTGATACAGAAAACGGACACATTGAAAtttggaatgggataatatcgtgtttagtgacgaatccagattctgtttgggtataCATGATGGTCGGGCGAGagtaaaaaaaacagtggaatccccagtttacaatacagagacATGTCATCAGTCTGTCAGGGTAATGGTGTGAGATGGTATTGCGTATGGTAGCGGGTcgcctttacttttcattgaatgcagtatgacagcccaacgatacatccagTAAATCCTGGCACCTCATTTCATACCTTATCtgaaaactcttgttaatccggTTTTCCAGCAAGgcaatgcacgaccacatgaGGCTAGAATGACCATGGAGGTCTTTCCGataaatgcaatcaatttgccaCCTTGaccacctcgatctccagacctctcactaATTGAACgtgtatgggatattgtaggtaaaAGATTGCGTACTTTACCCCATCTCCTTCAAGCCCTAGCGGCGCTATTTCACGCTGTCCAGTTAgtctggaatgagatccccaaGCGGACATCGATCACCTCATTAGACCTAGACTGCCTAGACGTGTATGGGAATGTATGAGACGTCGAGGAGGatcgacaaattattaattttttttcgtttttaacgattaaatttgtttaattttttaatgaagtactTGTTTTAGAATAAGAAgcatgcataccaaaaattattaaaaaaaaaaacatttttacggggtgttttcTATGTTACACAGTACATTTGAACCCTAAGGCTTAATTTACAAAACTGTGCGAATCTGATTAAAAGGAACTGCGGCAAGTCGCCCCTAAAACTTGTTCAAAAAGCCTTGCGGAGTGCTATAAAAATATGAACCCATTTAATACGTACCTAAGGCTCATTTATGAGAGGTAGAAATCgatattttctgaattttagCACAGAtttatagttaaaaattaGGATGTTTCAGTAACAATGTCACGGGAGTACGATATCATTTCGTTTAAGTTAAGTGAATAAGAAACGCGATCAGTAACAAACATATCGCATCactttcgaaataattttgattacaGCTATTTCACGTACTCctatttagttttaataatttactgGGTCAATAAATTCAACGTGCTTGAACACTAGAACAATAAGCttgactttttcttttattttgtctGGTAATAACTCGACGTGAcatattctgaaaaaaaaaacatacgtAAGTTACACATTTGCAATTCATACACTTTAGCTCTGTtacattttgattttccaaatatttttttcaatataattcaGAGGTATTAAAACTGCGGTTCAACAACATTTGAAGACAATGAAAAGGGGAACACCCAAACAGCAAACTTTGTGGAATTCAACAGCAAGCTTATGTGGCGAAATagaacaaatataattttattttgatttatgtaACGTAACGGTTTCTTGAAATCTTCCACTTACAAAACTAAATAGAAGCACGTTTAGCGACTTTCTTGAAAAATACCCAGAACAGTGTATTCACAAAATAAGTTATGGAACTGTAACGCCGTCCACGATTGAACCCACAAGGGGCATTTACATATAGAACTGAAGACATGTCGAGTAGGCAATGTTCCTTTTTTGATGAACGGTACTACCTCGATGACGATAATAAAGATCGTCGAAATTTCGACATCTTAATAACTTTATTACAAAAGCGAAGAGCCGAAAACCCAGTTCTCTAGTCTGAAGTACCTTTGAGTTACCCTGAACGAACAATTTCGTGCTCAAAATTACCCGTGTTTACCCTGAAATTTACAGGTTCGCTCACGGAATATCCGAGGAGTGTTTAGCatgaaaggaaaaaagggacattaaaaattatgtttactTTAAGCGTTTTTACGATTTTACTCGAGGAATCTACACTTTTGTTTTCTATACTGGGTAGTGAAAATTTCGACGCTCACCATTGGTATCTTCGAAATCACAAAAATACGAGGTTggttaaattagagaaaatgtgTGAAACTTTGAGATTAGTCAATATTCGGAAACAGTGTTGCTAACTTGGTCTCATTTTTCTAGATATTagtaaaaatctgaaaaatgcagaaaatttaattttcaaaataaattgaaaaaatgtttgatgcAAAAATTTTAGCTCGTTTCGGCTCGTGACGCGTacgtttttctaaattttatagttGGTCTAATTTCGGGATAGCGACCGcaactttattttctttattgtgGGCCTAGATAAATTTCCTTAATAGAGCCTCAAACTGACTGACTTGTTATTAACGCGGGCCAAGAAACAcatttacaaaacaaattatattttaattatttactctAAGATTTCATTTTGGAGATTTCCTTGGTGAATTTATCGACAAActacgccactggtttttaaaaattatgttgtttcCCCAAGCATCTTCTATTTATACTGAAATTGTGGTGTAATGCATCCCGTAACTGGGCACTACGCAGTTATCAAAAATAAGCACCGAGAGCAGAAAATTTTTCGTTGGACTtgtctttttttaagttaataaaacataataatcATTAATATCTCGATTTATTTTATCACACTACaacgtaaaattaataaagcaatatattatatttgaaCGTAACAACAAAGACAGTACaaatttgtataacaaatcATAATTAGTCATCATAAAACCTTTATactaaagttaaaattaaataaataatttaatataaatactGATATTATATACATAAGAAATCGGGCTTTCCTataatttcaacgaaaaatcaCTGAAACCACGTTATAATTTCGATGTTGTTCTGACACTGGATCCTACAAAAACACAAGAATTGAACAATTACACAAGATAGACTTAAAATACAATCTCTTTCGTTTGCAAATCACATTAAGCAAATATACAAAGGGAACTTAAAACTACGGTAAAACTTGCAGATAGAATATTCTATCTCAATATACTGGTATTTCCCTTTCAATCTGAACACAATATACATacacaaaatttaatgttgattttttaCGTTATGGCACTGTTGAAAAATCAAAGAGAGGAAATAAGATTCTTACCATTTTATAGGAATTTACTCAATCCTCAAATTGTCCCTGCCCTTAAACAAAACAAGCACTGCACtgtaatttaatgaaaaacggtttaaaaaatctaagatGAATTAACACTAACATCATAAGATTAGTGTAGTGCGTAATTTACCACTAGGTCAGCTGATTCTGGTATTTTACGCTAATTTTAGAGCTTAACTGTAATTAGGCCTCTATAATGGCTAATGTTTCCTATAGTATGTCTcacgaatataaaatatccatttaAACAAACCAAACGCATCATCACTAGCTTGGTCACCGATGATTGGTCGGTTGTGCCATCTGAACGATCGATATGCCATAAATGCGTCAGCGTTCCATAAAGTTGATTTTGAATGGAGTGTTTACCGCGAGtacaaaattgaatataaactaaacttttttaactattttacaAGACCTCATCATCTCTGAATTACACTAGATATGGCTAAATTATAGTGACCATTCCCCTCAAAACTTgtcgaaaaaatgtttcagtaCAATAGCGGACCGACTACGGTCCTGCTCAGTATTCACGTCTAGAAGGGATCACATGCAGCTAGCATTCATCTGTTTAcatagatattttatattcacaAGACACACCTAGTGCTTCTTGGATATCCTACAGGGTGACAATGAAGGTTATGTTTTAGTCTATATAAGTTTAGTTTCAATCAAAAACactcaaaaatatattcatgaaAACGAGCCAAAATGTTACTTCTCTGTATTCGATTCAGTCAAAGCTAATAACTCCCCTTAAGTTGGTTATTAGTTGTAAAAATTGTGCTGGACTTAACCAAATTGTTGATTCTTAGACATCTCCCTTGTTCTCTAACGATGATTCATGCAAGGGGAATATTTACAGCCctcaatcaaaaattattcatatacGAGTGTGTGCTAATTTACatgtaaatcatttttatctgTAAATACTCGTTACATTGGGATTTAAAGCAAAGTGATTACTATCTGTTAATCTTAATTTTTGCCTATAATACTGGGGGAGGGGGCTCGCTTGTTTTGACACCTGAAGGCTGCAAAAAGAATGTCTCCGATGCGAGAACACTGGGGTGTTATCCATAAAGATGTCAAaacatattcaattttatttaagtctAGCTAAAACTATTTGAAAGACAATTGTAACCTTTAGGCTAATCTTTTTAGTGAAGACAAAATGGTTATTTTACCggatttttatggaaatctCAAGAATGTAATACGTTCagggattttgaaaaatgtactCGATTTTTAGTAGGTATATTGTGAAGCTCTTAGACGCACCTACTCACTgtttaaaaacatgaaaatgctGATTCCACAGACTCTGCAACACAACTTGAACCTTAAAGCTCAGTTTACATAatctttaaacatttatttttttaatttaagaatgTCAGATAATTCCCgactagaaaaaatatatataagctttattttacataaatctGTTACGAAGCATTACTGTTTTATCTCCAGTTCAAATTATTACTAATCAAGAAGATGCGTCTGGTATTTTGTTATATTCACTACTAATGGGCCTTGCCATAGCAATGCTTTTTTACCTATGGCGATGTATAGATAGAAGACCCTTCTATTCAGGTGTATGTACATTTCCTATGCTAAACACCAAGAATATCAGTCTTGTTACCACCAAGCAAAAGCTAGCTAACTACAAACATCAAGAAGGTATTTTTCTTGCAGGAAGatatttctcaaatatttgTAATATGCTCATGAAAATGCAACTAAATACGCAAATATGACTGTAGAGTTTGCAAATAATACACACCTATTCGCACAAgcaaaagaattatttatcttAGCTCTTTCGCCAACTTTACGCTACTATCAGCTCATTCTTCTTTCACAGACATTCACTGAGCAgccttattaaaacttttatcacCAAATAAATCTAAACCCACCAAATTTAACTACAACCTACAAATATGCGCGTTAATGAGGTGCTGGTTTTTCTACTCTTTAAAAGATACctacaataataattgcacAAAATCGATTAGTGTATTGCTTCGGGAACTAATGAGTTGCCCAGATAAGAAACACTCACTGTTGGCACTACTTGATCGTGTCACCTCTGCCGACGTCCTTTTCACAGGCCGAAAGAGCATAGCAAGGTACTCTGAATTGAAATTAAGtagtgaattttcaagtttgcACCACTCCGTTAAAATCAGTATAACGTGAATCCTTATCCAAACGTTTTTAAAccaatgaaaatgtttaaatcagATGGACGTTCAGTAGGTTTTTTTACCTCCCCTAGGTTTGATTTTCTCTGACAACTTCCACATGGCGTCTTCTCCGATACAGTcgtcgaaattttgaaaaaattgaataattttttcgctttttttgaAGGAATATGTCctggaaaaaagttaattaatagGAAAATGTATATCCGAAATGTACGACGAATAAATCTTCGAACGGATGACCTTATTAATTTCACTTACTCATTTTTGAACTTCTTCATATTCTCGACGATGTTGAACTGTTGCCATCTTTTTGAGAAGTTAATCATGCCATTCGGTAACAAATTGGTATTCCCTATATGGACGAATGTCAGATCTTGAAGTACTAAACCTCtgcaataaagaaaaagagatgAAATCATATCACAGAGATAATAAACGCACGTTCGTAACAGTTATCAAACTATGACTATTGATAAGTCTTACCAATTAGGAAATGtacaattttatgttaatagTACATCAAAGATTTAGCTTTTACGCTCACAATTCGATACTTACATATATGGTATACAAGGAGGTTGCGTTTCAGCCAATGCTGTCCTATACGCTCTAAAACTCGAACTGCTGTCAATCAGGGCACAATACTCCTTAAGCCCTTCTTGCACCTGTTTCTGCCATTCTAACCTGCGCACTGGCGCGGAATCCAGAGCGCTCAAGAGAGCTAAATACGaattgaaattgttaattttcctaagatgtttcataattttaataaacttcgTAAAGTATTTTTCACGGTTTTCTTTCGTATCCGCAGTAAGAATGCGCGTTCTGGCCCTAAAATACCAAGAGCTGGTAAGAAAATTTGTGCAAATTTACCAACTTACCAATAagacattttattgaaatgctCGGTAAACCTAGTCAAGTTGGGACTTCTCTCCTCGTTCTGTTCTTGAGCCCAAATTAAAACTTCGggaatttcgattttcatgAATAATTCCGCATCCAGCAGAGTCATTTGCTCAGCTATTTGTTCTGATTTAAAATCCAATAATGAAGTGTTTTTGGCACTTAATGTTAAACTGCTAGTGATGTGGGTGTACCTATAGAAAAAACAGTAGAAACACTCCCTATTTATTTACGATTTAACTTCACCTCATAATCTTCTGCATTGCGTGATACCTATCTAGCAAATTTACCCTCAATACCTTTGCTAACGTTAGTTCTCCACACGAAATCAAATGCTGCACAAAGTTCATCAGATCGATAGTCAGTTCTTTATTTAAGTCTAAAGTCCTGCAAAATATTCAATACATTTCCAAACCAAATCTTATTCAGGCAGAGACTCACGTCAAATCACCGACTACCCTGACGATAAGGGCAAAAGCTTCTCTGTAACGAGGTTTTTTGTCGTGTTGGTAATAGAAGTGATGGAATCGCCTGATGAGCTTGCATATTAATTCAGAAGGAGTAATAAATGTACGGTAAGTAGTTAGAAATGCTTCTTGGTAAGCGAACGCTACAACAGAATCATGACAATACTTGACATGGTTTCTCCTTATCAAAATAACTTACCTCCGTTCTTGTTTCCTTTGGTTGCCTGTATAATTAAAGCATCTATAGCACCTCCTCGAATCTCTGGACCTTCTTCTTccggtttttttaatattaaatgttcATCATCCACACTTGGTTTGTCCATTAAGTCTATTTCGTTGATGTTAACCTGGAGTAAACCAAAATATGTCTCCGTGATTAAAATAACGACGATATATTAGATACAATTAGCGGCTTCAGTGTTAAggctttgaaattatttttattacagtttTAACCCTCACCATTGTGCTTTTATGTAAATGAATTTTACAGAATCCGAATACTTCGTAAACCTCCAACTTACCTCAGAAACCTCCGGTTTCTCTTCAACATTCTTGGCAGTTGTGTGTTCTAATAAATCCGGCAGACTGTGCAACTGATTTGGAGATGGTGTAGTATTCGCACTCTTTGGCTCTTGAAGAAAATTAGTGGATGTGGGAGTGGGAGGGGGAGATTTCGACGACGATTTACGCGTCTTTTGTTTAGGAGGTAATGCTGGCGGAATAACTGAACTATTACTAGACGATGACGAAAGGGTGGTATTTGGGGAATGTAAGGGAGAGGAACCTCTGCAAATTTAAATCACATATAATTTCGCACTTTTAAATTGGATGAGTAGCAGTACCTGTCAAGACTGGAATGTGAAGGTAAACAAAGTAATTGCACTTGATTATTCTTCGTGGATTGATGAACTGAAGAATGACTAAAAGAACATGATTGAGTAGTCGACAAGGTACCCATTGAGGGAGTACCCCACTGTGATTGAACCATGTGGACTGAATGGCGCATAAATTCTGAGTCATTGGTATGCGAGCAGTTGCCGAACATCTCCATGTAGGCCATTACTAGAAAAAACGCAGAAATTACAAACGCGAAGGTATATTGGGAAAGTCTGAGTGAATGACAGTAGCATACTGAACATATgaggaaaaaacataataaacaCAACATGCAGAATTCATTGttaaagagtttttaaataggTACAAATTGAAGTAAAggactattaaaaaaaaatttgaaacaattctTGTATATGCTAAAAATCGCTAAATGGAACATCTAAGATACAAAACACCACAATGTAATATGatctttaaatatgtaaagTACTACATAAGATGGAATGCCTAGCACATAATCTGTGACATGTTATATACATCATATTTACctacaacttttaaaaatatgaaagaaatCCGTTTAAAGTCCACACGCTCGTATATGCCCCAACCTATAAATTCAAAAGAGAAAACTAACAAAACTGTTTTAATAAAGGGGTCTAAATTCTGGACTGTCAAACTAAAAAAGCGTGTATTAGTACATTTGCACAAAACACAATAATAGTGCAAAATTACTCCATTTAAGATATATTAGAACTTTAAATTCCTTTGCGTCTCCAATATAAATTGGTAAACAGCAGCACAGTTCGACCGGCGTACAATTGAggattgaaaaataagtttcaacttttaagtttgtagtaattttaatatgcacagataaaatttattaataaaagttcaattatttgataaaaatgctAGATACCAGATAAATGGTGATTACCCAATATCAGAGGCACGTTatggaaaaattacattttgctTTCTATAGTTAATATTAGATTTTTGATAGTAAATAGTAAGTGGGTTAAATAACACCCTTCATAATCTGCTGGGTTGAATTGAAGCCTCCCATACATACGACATTAATACTTGATGCaagttttatgattttaaattactattttctttaagacatttcatttttaaatactcaAGGTTTGTgaataaactaattttgtGATCGCAATTTATTACATCGTATTAAACCAACAGCCCTTTACACATAAATCGAAAGCGAACTAGAATACAAATAAACGTATTATTAGTCAGTCATGTCACAGATTTTGTGTTAGTATGATACATTAAAGCAACTCATGTCCAAGAGAATTACTTCGTGTGGCATGTAATTAAGAACACTAagactgaaaataaaacaacattgACTAGGAAAAACGACATCCAAAAGCTGCAAAAATCATGTTAGAAAAAGGAGAAAACATTGGCTTTTTGCTGACTTATGCCACTCACCACTGTAAGCCACCGACTGGAACACTATACGGGACAAAATTACAGAAAACTTATTTAGTCAAATTATGcaattatgtttaaaatgagaaactttaacaagtttttaaaaattttaatttcataggACAGAAAATGAAAACCAGAATAAAACGGAATATTTAACTTACTATGTTTCTTCTTAGGAGGTAAGGGAGGAGGTTTTACCCCGTCAACATCATCGTTAGATGAATGATTTGAAATGACGCTGGAATGGGCCCGCATCTGATGCTGATGGCAGCTCACCAAGACTTCTGCTTGTACGTTGTCTCCTGCGAAAATAATCCTTAAAACTCTGTTAACCTTACAGAGTTTCACGCTTACCTAATGAATGCTCCGATATATCCGGCACATTATCATATGGACTCGGCTGCCTTTGTTCGGGCTTCCTTCTAATTTTTTGAGGAAGTGCCGGAGGGGCCTCATCACCTCCAATCACATCGAAACCATGTCTGGATACTATGGAATGCGAACTATTCGACACTACCAGCGTCGAACTCGAACTGGacgatttttgagaaaaagtcTTGAATATTGCTGAATTGTCCAAGGCATTTTCATTGGATGGGCGTGATGCGCAAAATTGGGCACTAAAGCAAAATATTACACTCCATGAATCTGGCAGAACTGAGATCTCACCTAACAGAACTTTGTTGAGAACTTCGTTTCGAATAACTAGATGATCTAATAGACATAATTCCAGAATCTGTGGTAGAAAGGCGATGGTAATCGTTTACTGAAGTTTGAAGATCCAGATGATGGTTTGATATACCGGAACTTGAGGAATCCTCCCAGGAGTTTGaacctaaatatttttgtttcaatcaATTGTAAACCActgaaaatttggcaaaataccGTATATATCTGAAGTATGATTGTCcaataaaatatcttgatCACACTCCATCAGGGCTTTTATTTCGTCTTCTTCTTTTGACGAGTGATTTAGCATGGAATCTATACTGCCAGTCTCCTCGGAAAGTAATGAGACTGAATCTTCTGGTGATTTGGACCTCAGCGAAActctaaatttgttattgtaattttcaaaacaacgATTGAAAATCAGTTAAATTAGACATACCGTTCTAAACTAGTGCATATCGGCGAACTATCTATGCTATGGCAATCGTTATCAATTAAGTGATGTAACCTTTGGTTCTTTTTCTTTGGTGGTAGAGGTGGAGGGGTTATACAGCTGTTGGAATTGTTTCTATTTCGCAGGCTGTAACAGAAATTAGCAGTAATTTTATCATTATGATTAATTGATTATGAATGAGCAAATGTAGATAAAACACAAGAAAaagctataaaaaaaagggaGCAAAAAAGACTCACTTAACTGGCAAAGGTGGCTTTGGTGGTGGACTATCCGAATCCCTTAAT of the Euwallacea fornicatus isolate EFF26 chromosome 9, ASM4011564v1, whole genome shotgun sequence genome contains:
- the C3G gene encoding guanine nucleotide-releasing factor 2 isoform X6, giving the protein MYYDGYYVGEPSTWRRRYRVYGRDNLKKHWTMLLSVSRLDELVEPEASPQTSNSSPLAGSGPGGHKASFRSTKLARRARSFKDDFLGKISQMRSPGSSGTPSSRAQSPKCLIKGSPAVAEKYSKGKEPIQELEGWKKQIEVALKHLRDVVSKNILEMLPGNGNIILETIWSINLLIKSSVNNDNSSSISSATNRVYQTLARLIKLCDDALLDNKSPELSKENVNEIVAQVEEAVKELIELAQEKIKQQRLTVYKTTPRSSLSNNLDNQSQRNSLPDIPLTQREREILAQTSDLSIRSSHSTESILRDSDSPPPKPPLPVNLRNRNNSNSCITPPPLPPKKKNQRLHHLIDNDCHSIDSSPICTSLERVSLRSKSPEDSVSLLSEETGSIDSMLNHSSKEEDEIKALMECDQDILLDNHTSDIYGSNSWEDSSSSGISNHHLDLQTSVNDYHRLSTTDSGIMSIRSSSYSKRSSQQSSVSAQFCASRPSNENALDNSAIFKTFSQKSSSSSSTLVVSNSSHSIVSRHGFDVIGGDEAPPALPQKIRRKPEQRQPSPYDNVPDISEHSLDNVQAEVLVSCHQHQMRAHSSVISNHSSNDDVDGVKPPPLPPKKKHMFQSVAYSVMAYMEMFGNCSHTNDSEFMRHSVHMVQSQWGTPSMGTLSTTQSCSFSHSSVHQSTKNNQVQLLCLPSHSSLDRGSSPLHSPNTTLSSSSSNSSVIPPALPPKQKTRKSSSKSPPPTPTSTNFLQEPKSANTTPSPNQLHSLPDLLEHTTAKNVEEKPEVSEVNINEIDLMDKPSVDDEHLILKKPEEEGPEIRGGAIDALIIQATKGNKNGAFAYQEAFLTTYRTFITPSELICKLIRRFHHFYYQHDKKPRYREAFALIVRVVGDLTTLDLNKELTIDLMNFVQHLISCGELTLAKVLRVNLLDRYHAMQKIMRYTHITSSLTLSAKNTSLLDFKSEQIAEQMTLLDAELFMKIEIPEVLIWAQEQNEERSPNLTRFTEHFNKMSYWARTRILTADTKENREKYFTKFIKIMKHLRKINNFNSYLALLSALDSAPVRRLEWQKQVQEGLKEYCALIDSSSSFRAYRTALAETQPPCIPYIGLVLQDLTFVHIGNTNLLPNGMINFSKRWQQFNIVENMKKFKNETYSFKKSEKIIQFFQNFDDCIGEDAMWKLSEKIKPRGGKKTY
- the C3G gene encoding guanine nucleotide-releasing factor 2 isoform X2, with the translated sequence MYYDGYYVGEPSTWRRRYRVYGRDNLKKHWTMLLSVSRLDELVEPEASPQTSNSSPLAGSGPGGHKASFRSTKLARRARSFKDDFLGKISQMRSPGSSGTPSSRAQSPKCLIKGSPAVAEKYSKGKEPIQELEGWKKQIEVALKHLRDVVSKNILEMLPGNGNIILETIWSINLLIKSSVNNDNSSSISSATNRVYQTLARLIKLCDDALLDNKSPELSKENVNEIVAQVEEAVKELIELAQEKIKQQRLTVYKTTPRSSLSNNLDNQSQRNSLPDIPLTQREREILAQTSDLSIRSSHSTESILRDSDSPPPKPPLPVNLRNRNNSNSCITPPPLPPKKKNQRLHHLIDNDCHSIDSSPICTSLERVSLRSKSPEDSVSLLSEETGSIDSMLNHSSKEEDEIKALMECDQDILLDNHTSDIYGSNSWEDSSSSGISNHHLDLQTSVNDYHRLSTTDSGIMSIRSSSYSKRSSQQSSVSAQFCASRPSNENALDNSAIFKTFSQKSSSSSSTLVVSNSSHSIVSRHGFDVIGGDEAPPALPQKIRRKPEQRQPSPYDNVPDISEHSLDNVQAEVLVSCHQHQMRAHSSVISNHSSNDDVDGVKPPPLPPKKKHMFQSVAYSGWGIYERVDFKRISFIFLKVVVMAYMEMFGNCSHTNDSEFMRHSVHMVQSQWGTPSMGTLSTTQSCSFSHSSVHQSTKNNQVQLLCLPSHSSLDRGSSPLHSPNTTLSSSSSNSSVIPPALPPKQKTRKSSSKSPPPTPTSTNFLQEPKSANTTPSPNQLHSLPDLLEHTTAKNVEEKPEVSEVNINEIDLMDKPSVDDEHLILKKPEEEGPEIRGGAIDALIIQATKGNKNGAFAYQEAFLTTYRTFITPSELICKLIRRFHHFYYQHDKKPRYREAFALIVRVVGDLTTLDLNKELTIDLMNFVQHLISCGELTLAKVLRVNLLDRYHAMQKIMRYTHITSSLTLSAKNTSLLDFKSEQIAEQMTLLDAELFMKIEIPEVLIWAQEQNEERSPNLTRFTEHFNKMSYWARTRILTADTKENREKYFTKFIKIMKHLRKINNFNSYLALLSALDSAPVRRLEWQKQVQEGLKEYCALIDSSSSFRAYRTALAETQPPCIPYIGLVLQDLTFVHIGNTNLLPNGMINFSKRWQQFNIVENMKKFKNETYSFKKSEKIIQFFQNFDDCIGEDAMWKLSEKIKPRGGKKTY
- the C3G gene encoding guanine nucleotide-releasing factor 2 isoform X7 → MYYDGYYVGEPSTWRRRYRVYGRDNLKKHWTMLLSVSRLDELVEPEASPQTSNSSPLAGSGPGGHKASFRSTKLARRARSFKDDFLGKISQMRSPGSSGTPSSRAQSPKCLIKGSPAVAEKYSKGKEPIQELEGWKKQIEVALKHLRDVVSKNILEMLPGNGNIILETIWSINLLIKSSVNNDNSSSISSATNRVYQTLARLIKLCDDALLDNKSPELSKENVNEIVAQVEEAVKELIELAQEKIKQQRLTVYKTTPRSSLSNNLDNQSQRNSLPDIPLTQREREILAQTSDLSIRSSHSTESILRDSDSPPPKPPLPVNLRNRNNSNSCITPPPLPPKKKNQRLHHLIDNDCHSIDSSPICTSLERVSLRSKSPEDSVSLLSEETGSIDSMLNHSSKEEDEIKALMECDQDILLDNHTSDIYGSNSWEDSSSSGISNHHLDLQTSVNDYHRLSTTDSGIMSIRSSSYSKRSSQQSSVSAQFCASRPSNENALDNSAIFKTFSQKSSSSSSTLVVSNSSHSIVSRHGFDVIGGDEAPPALPQKIRRKPEQRQPSPYDNVPDISEHSLGDNVQAEVLVSCHQHQMRAHSSVISNHSSNDDVDGVKPPPLPPKKKHIMAYMEMFGNCSHTNDSEFMRHSVHMVQSQWGTPSMGTLSTTQSCSFSHSSVHQSTKNNQVQLLCLPSHSSLDRGSSPLHSPNTTLSSSSSNSSVIPPALPPKQKTRKSSSKSPPPTPTSTNFLQEPKSANTTPSPNQLHSLPDLLEHTTAKNVEEKPEVSEVNINEIDLMDKPSVDDEHLILKKPEEEGPEIRGGAIDALIIQATKGNKNGAFAYQEAFLTTYRTFITPSELICKLIRRFHHFYYQHDKKPRYREAFALIVRVVGDLTTLDLNKELTIDLMNFVQHLISCGELTLAKVLRVNLLDRYHAMQKIMRYTHITSSLTLSAKNTSLLDFKSEQIAEQMTLLDAELFMKIEIPEVLIWAQEQNEERSPNLTRFTEHFNKMSYWARTRILTADTKENREKYFTKFIKIMKHLRKINNFNSYLALLSALDSAPVRRLEWQKQVQEGLKEYCALIDSSSSFRAYRTALAETQPPCIPYIGLVLQDLTFVHIGNTNLLPNGMINFSKRWQQFNIVENMKKFKNETYSFKKSEKIIQFFQNFDDCIGEDAMWKLSEKIKPRGGKKTY